In the Camelus ferus isolate YT-003-E chromosome 34, BCGSAC_Cfer_1.0, whole genome shotgun sequence genome, one interval contains:
- the KCNA5 gene encoding LOW QUALITY PROTEIN: potassium voltage-gated channel subfamily A member 5 (The sequence of the model RefSeq protein was modified relative to this genomic sequence to represent the inferred CDS: deleted 2 bases in 2 codons) has translation MEIPRVPLENGGAMTIREAGEARVTGGELRCPTTAALSGGPKEPAAKGRRAERGADRAADPGGRPAPPLPQELPQPSRLSLEDEEGDGDPALGVAEDQVLLSESLHHQRVLINISGLRFETQLGTLAQFPNTLLGDPAKRLRYFDPLRNEYFFDRNRPSFDGILYYYQSGGRLRRPVNVSLDVFADEIRFYQLGDEAMERFREDEGFIKDEEKPLPRNEFQRQVWLIFEYPESSGSARGIAIVSVLVILISIITFCLETLPEFRDERELLRHPPVPHQPPGPAQGANGSGAVAPRSGPTVAPLLPRTLADPFFIVETTCVVWFTFELLVRFFACPSKAEFSRNIMNIIDVVAIFPYFITLGTELVQQPGGSGGGGQNGQQAMSLAILRVIRLVRVFRIFKLSRHSKGLQILGKTLQASMRELGLLIFFLFIGVILFSSAVYFAEADNQETHFSSIPDAFWWAVVTMTTVGYGDMRPVTVGGKIVGSLCAIAGVLTIALPVPVIVSNFNYFYHRETDHEEQAALKEEQSGQSQGTGPASGGQRKASWSKGSLCKAVGSLEKADGSRRGSSPLEKCNLKAKSNVDLRRSLYALCLDTSRETDL, from the exons ATGGAGATCCCCCGGGTGCCCCTGGAGAATGGCGGTGCCATGACGATCAGGGAAGCAGGAGAGGCCAGGGTCACCGGAGGAGAGCTCCGCTGCCCAACGACGGCTGCGCTCAGCGGTGGACCCAAGGAGCCGGCCGCCAAGGGA CGCCGCGCAGAGAGGGGCGCGGACAGGGCCGCGGACCCGGGAGGCCGGCCGGCGCCACCGCTACCCCAGGAGCTGCCCCAGCCTAGCCGACTGTCgctggaggatgaggagggagacGGTGACCCCGCCCTGGGCGTGGCGGAGGATCAAGTGCTCCTTTCGGAGTCCCTCCACCACCAGCGCGTCCTCATCAACATCTCGGGGCTGCGCTTCGAGACGCAGCTGGGCACCTTGGCGCAGTTCCCCAACACGCTCCTGGGGGACCCGGCCAAGCGCCTGCGCTACTTCGACCCGCTGAGGAACGAGTACTTCTTCGACCGCAACCGGCCCAGCTTCGACGGCATCCTCTACTACTACCAGTCTGGGGGCCGGCTGCGGAGGCCGGTCAACGTCTCTCTGGATGTGTTCGCAGATGAGATCCGCTTCTACCAGCTGGGGGACGAGGCCATGGAGCGCTTCCGCGAAGACGAGGGCTTCATCAAAGATGAGGAGAAGCCCCTGCCCCGCAACGAGTTCCAGCGCCAGGTGTGGCTGATCTTCGAGTATCCGGAGAGCTCAGGCTCCGCCCGGGGCATCGCCATCGTCTCGGTCCTGGTCATCCTCATCTCCATCATCACCTTCTGCCTGGAGACTCTGCCTGAGTTCAGGGATGAACGCGAGCTGCTGCGCCATCCCCCCGTGCCCCACCAGCCCCCTGGACCCGCCCAGGGGGCCAATGGCAGCGGGGCCGTGGCGCCCCGCTCTGGCCCCACGGTGGCACCTCTCCTGCCGAGGACCCTGGCTGACCCCTTCTTCATCGTGGAGACCACGTGCGTCGTCTGGTTCACCTTCGAGCTGCTGGTGCGCTTCTTTGCCTGCCCCAGCAAGGCCGAGTTCTCCCGGAACATCATGAACATCATCGATGTGGTGGCCATCTTCCCCTACTTCATCACGCTGGGCACTGAGCTGGTGCAGCAGCCAGGCGGCAGTGGAGGCGGCGGCCAGAACGGGCAGCAGGCCATGTCCCTGGCCATCCTCAGAGTGATCCGCCTGGTCCGCGTGTTCCGCATCTTCAAGCTCTCCCGCCACTCCAAGGGGCTGCAGATCCTGGGCAAGACCTTGCAGGCCTCCATGCGGGAGCTGGGGCTgctcatcttcttcctcttcatcgGAGTCATCCTCTTCTCCAGCGCCGTCTACTTCGCGGAGGCCGACAACCAGGAGACCCATTTCTCCAGCATCCCAGATGCCTTCTGGTGGGCAGTGGTCACCATGACCACGGTGGGCTATGGGGACATGAGGCCCGTCACAGTAGGGGGCAAGATCGTGGGCTCGCTGTGCGCCATCGCTGGCGTCCTCACCATCGCCCTGCCAGTGCCAGTCATCGTCTCCAACTTCAACTACTTCTACCACCGGGAGACGGACCACGAGGAGCAGGCAGCCCTTAAGGAGGAGCAGAGCGGCCAGAGCCAGGGGACAGGACCTGCCAGCGGAGGCCAGCGGAAGGCCAGCTGGAGCAAGGGGTCCCTCTGTAAGGCTGTGGGGTCCCTGGAGAAGGCAGATGGATCTCGAAGGGGCAGCAGCCCCCTGGAGAAGTGTAACCTCAAGGCCAAGAGCAACGTGGACTTGCGGAGATCCCTGTac gccctctgcctggacacCAGCCGGGAAACGGATTTGTAA